A window of the Garra rufa chromosome 10, GarRuf1.0, whole genome shotgun sequence genome harbors these coding sequences:
- the LOC141343793 gene encoding calreticulin-like: MQMITLFQLVSASLLALAVNAEVYFKEQFLDGDAWKSRWANSEHKSDYGQFKLTAGNFYGDAEKDKGLQTSQDARFYATSARFEPFSNEGKSVVIQFTIKHEQKIDCGGGYVKVFPADLNQADMHGDSQYYIMFGPDICGYSTKKVHVIFNYKGKNHLIKKDIKCKDDELTHLYTLILNPDQTYEVKIDNEKVESGSLEEDWDFLPPKKIKDPEAKKPEDWDDRAKIDDETDTKPEDWDKPENIPDPDAKKPDDWDEDMDGEWEPAMIPNPEYKGEWKPKQIDNPNYKGVWVHPEIDNPEYNPDAEIYKFDNIGVIGLDLWQVKSGTIFDNFFITDDVKEAEEFGNETWGATKGPEKKMKEEQDEKKRKEEEEKNKEQSTEAGDEEEEEDEGEEEEEEDETEEPPEEEGDDDTLPKDEL; the protein is encoded by the exons ATGCAAATGATAACATTATTTCAGCTTGTTTCTGCCTCATTATTGGCACTGGCTGTCAATGCAGAGGTGTACTTTAAAGAGCAGTTTCTCGATGGAG ATGCCTGGAAGAGTCGATGGGCAAATTCAGAGCACAAATCTGACTACGGCCAGTTCAAACTAACCGCTGGAAACTTCTACGGAGACGCTGAGAAAGACAAAG GTCTACAGACCAGTCAGGATGCCCGTTTCTACGCCACCTCTGCCCGCTTTGAGCCCTTTAGCAATGAGGGCAAATCTGTGGTCATCCAGTTCACCATCAAACATGAGCAGAAGATCGACTGCGGAGGCGGATACGTTAAAGTCTTCCCAGCTGATCTCAACCAGGCTGACATGCACGGCGACTCCCAGTATTACATCATGTTCG GGCCTGATATCTGCGGCTACAGCACCAAGAAGGTTCACGTCATCTTCAATTACAAAGGCAAGAACCACCTCATCAAGAAAGACATCAAATGCAAG gATGATGAATTGACTCACCTGTACACATTGATCCTGAATCCGGATCAGACATATGAGGTGAAAATCGACAACGAGAAGGTGGAGTCCGGCTCTCTGGAGGAGGACTGGGACTTCCTGCCCCCAAAGAAGATCAAGGACCCCGAAGCCAAGAAACCTGAGGACTGGGACGACCGTGCCAAGATCGATGATGAGACTGACACCAAACCTGAG GACTGGGATAAGCCTGAGAACATTCCCGATCCTGATGCCAAGAAGCCAGACGACTGGGATGAGGATATGGATGGAGAGTGGGAACCTGCCATGATCCCAAACCCAGAGTACAAG GGTGAGTGGAAACCCAAACAGATCGACAACCCCAACTATAAGGGCGTCTGGGTGCATCCTGAAATCGACAACCCTGAATACAATCCCGATGCCGAGATCTACAAATTCGACAACATTGGAGTCATTGGGCTGGATCTCTGGCAG GTAAAATCTGGCACTATTTTCGACAACTTCTTCATCACAGATGACGTGAAGGAAGCTGAGGAGTTCGGAAATGAAACATGGGGTGCTACAAAG GGTCCCGAGAAGAAAATGAAGGAGGAACAGGATGAGAAGAAGCgcaaagaggaggaggagaagaacaAGGAGCAGAGCACAGAAGCAggagatgaggaggaggaggaggatgaaggcgaggaggaagaggaggaggacgaGACAGAAGAGCCTCCGGAGGAGGAAGGAGATGACGACACGCTTCCTAAAGACGAACTGTAA